The DNA segment AAGCGCTCCACCGCTCGGTCGACCGTACCACCCTCGTGAAGGACAGCCTTCATGCGAGTCTCCGCTGGTTCGGTTACGACGCGGGCGCGGTGCTGGTGGTGAATGATGAACGGAACGTGTTCGTTCTGGAACACGGTGAGAACCTGAGTGAGAAGATCGCTGCCGCGCTTGCCGAACAGAGCATGACCGAAGGGTTCGGCGGGTTCATGGTGAAGACCATGGAACCCGTACGCTTCACCATGGAGGAGTATCCGGCCTATCTTCCGTATCGTGCGCTCCTGGAAGGTGAGGGCGTGCGGCGTATGGTGTGTTTCCCGCTCGGGGATGCCCACGGGGCGGTGGGGATCATGGTCCTGCTCTCCATGAAGGACGTTGAACAGGAACCCACCAGCATGGCCTTCCTTGGCCTGGCAGGCGGGCACCTCGGCTTCGCCCTTGCGAAGGCGGTACAGTACAACGCGACCGCGATCCGTGCTTCTGCCCTGGAGATGGGCATCGAATCCATGAGCGGCGTCGTGTACGAGGCTGCACCCACGGGCGCGTTCCGCTATCTGAGTCCGGCCGTGGAACGGCTGACCGGCTACTCCATTGCCGAAGTGACCAAGACCCCCGATGCCTGGCGGTCGATGGTGCACCCCGATGACCGCTCGATGGTCTCGGAACGGATCACCCGTCAATCGTCCGCCGAACAGGAATTCGCCCTCGAGTACCGCATCCTCCCGAAAGGGAAGGCGTCGTATCTCAAGGTGCGCGACATGATACGGTACCGGCGCGACGCCAATGGCATGGTAGAGGCCATCCATAGGGTTCACGAGTCCCCATCCGAAGCGGATCACACCGAGGATGTCACGCGCTCCCACACCGAACAGCCCGGGCAGAAGCACACCGAGGATGTCACGCGCGGCATCGTGGATGCGATGAGTGATGCCCTCATGATGACCGACCTGCAGGGGAATATCCTGGACGTCAACAGCGCGTTCTGCATTCTTACGGGATACAACCGTGCCGAGGCGATCGGACTGGGTCTGCCGTATCCGTGGCTTCAGGAAGCCCAGATGGCGGCGTACATGCAGTGGCTCGAGGCGCTGCGGGAGTCCCGGAAGGTCACCGATTTCGACATGCAGTGGGAGCGGCGCGACGGAGCGCATATCGCCATCAGCGTCAGTACCACGATCCTGCGGAATGCGGCGGGTGATCCGGTGGCGATCCTGAATATCGCGCGGGACATCAACGAGCGACAGCGCCAGGGCGAGGAGATCCGGGAAGCCAACAGGCATCTGTCGCTGCTCAATGCCATCGGTCTCGGGTTGACGGGCGCCTCGGATGCGGCCACAGTGCTCCGTGAAGTGCACGAACGGCTGAAGGATTTCATCGGGTACACCTCCTTCGAGTATCGCAGATACGATGCCGCGTCCCGTACCCTGACGAGGCTGTATTGTGAAGGTGACGCATGCGGCATCGACACGGGGTATGTTGCAGGTGACACCGCGGTGAAGCATGTGCAGCCGGTGGACAGCGATCCACGGTCAGCGGAGGTGATCACAACGGCATCGGCATGGACTGGCGAGCAGTGTGGCGAAGCCTCCATGCTTGTGCCGGTCAATACCCGCGGGGCCACGCTCGGGATCCTCCGCTTCCAGCGCGCTGCGGAGAACCCCTTCGGCGACAGTGACTTGCGGATTGCTGCGAGTATTGCTACTTTGGTCGCGATAGCACTGGAGCGGGTTGCGTTGCACGAAGCGACCGTCGCCGGGGCGCGGGAGATCGCCCGGCGCAATGAGGAACTGGACCGGTTCGCGTACGTCGTATCGCACGATCTGAAGGAGCCGCTCATCACCATCAGTGGCTACACCAGGTTCGCGATAGAGGATGGCGGCGCACGGATGAGTGAGGATGTGCGTCAGCATCTGGATTCGGTGATGCGGGCGAGTGCACGGATGAAGCAGCTCATCGACGATCTGCTCACCCTGTCGCGCGTAGGACGCCCGGCGGGTCAGCTCCAGGCGGTCCCCGTTGCGCATGTGCTGGGCGACGTGTTGCGCGATCTGGAGTATCTGCTGGTCGACCGGCATGCGAAGGTCGAGTATGGACGCGACCTGCCCGTTGTACCGTACGACCCGACCCATCTGGCGATGGTCTTCCGGAATCTCATCGTGAACGGCATCAAGTACAACCGTGAAGAGGTGCCGGTCATCACCATCACGGGCACAGAGGGGCCGGGCTTTTGCTCCTTCACCGTCGCCGATAACGGTATCGGCATCGAGCAAGCGGAATTCGAGAAGATCTTCATGGTGTTCCAGCGATTGAATCCCGCGGACGGGATCGGGGGGACAGGGGCGGGGCTCACGATCGTGAAGCAGATCGTGGAGAGCTATGGCGGCAGCATCCGGGTCGAGTCCGAACCGGACAAGGGGTCCACGTTCACGTTCACCGTACCACGACATGACTGAACCGACGCCGACACATATCCTGCTGGTCGAGGACAATCCCGACTTCGCGAACCTTGTGGAGTTGTTCCTGAAGAAGCACCACCCCGGGCTGTTCGAGGTAACGTGGTGCGGCGACGGTGCGACCGCCCTGAAGGTGCTGGCGGGAGAGCAGCAGTACGACCTGATCCTCATGGACTACTTCCTTCCGGGGAAGAACGGCCTGGAGGTCACGCGCGAGATCCACGAACGGGGGATCACGGTGCCGGTGGTTTTCCTGACCGTGAACAAGGATTTCGATCTGGCGGTGGAGGTGTTGAAGCTCGGGGTCGAAGACTATCTGGTGAAGGAGGAGATCGCGACGCCGGTCCTCCCCAAGACGATCCTCAGCGTGCTCGAGAGACGCAAGTTGAAGCATCAGCTGACCGAGTTGGAGATATCGCAGAAGCGCCTCGAGACCATCCAGGAACTCGTCGTGCAGGTGACGGGGGAGTTGCAGTCGCCGATCGAAGGGATGAGGAAGAACATCGAGTCGTTGCTCGCGACCCATCCGGAGGACAATCTCCGGGCGTACCTCGTCATCATCCGCGACAACCTCATACGCATCGACAAGAAGATGGTGCGGTTGCGGCAGCTCAAGACCGACAAGACGATCCCGTACGTGCGGGACATCCGGATGCTCGACCTTTCAGAGGAGAACCCGCCGGCATGAACGCCCTGCTCGCGCTGGCACAGATCGATCCGGTCCTCGGGGATCCGGCGAAGAACGTTACGCTGCACTGTGAGTATGCGGATTGCGCGATCGCGGCCGGTGCGCAGATGATGGTCTTTCCCGAGTTGAGTCTGACGGGCTACACTCTCCGGGACATGAACTGGGATCTTGCCGTGCGTCCGGAAGCGCCACCTTCCTATCTGCTCCCGCTCCTGGAGAAGAGCCGTTCCATTCCGGTGATCGCGGGGGGTGTGGAGGAGGGGGGATCGTTCGGCATCTACAATGCGGCCTTTCTGTTCGAGAACGGAACGATGCGGACCGTGCATCGCAAGACCTATCCGCCGACCTACGGGATGTTCGAGGAGATGCGGTACTTCAGCAGGGGCCAGGGTGTGCGGGCGTTTGACACGCCCATCGGGCGGATCGGCGTATTGGTGTGTGAGGATCTCTGGCATCTGTCGTTGCCGTATCTCCTGGCGCTGGACGGGGCAGAGGTCATCATTTCCCTTACGGCGAGCCCGACCCGTCTTGGCGGGGACCGTGGTGATACGCTTCACGCCCAGCAGGTGAACAGCGAGAACCACAAGGCCTATGCGCGGTTGCTTTCCGTGTACCTGGCATTCTGTAACAGGGTCGGATTTGAAGATGGCGTGAACTTCTGGGGTGGGTCGCAGATCGTAGGGCCGTCGGGCGACGTGCTCAGCACGGCACCGGTGATCGACAGCGGGATGGTGGTTGCGCGGCTGGATGATGGTGAGATCCGGCGTGCCCGGAGGTTCTCACGGCATTTCATTGACGAGGACCCGCATCTCGTGGCGCGCGAACTCGAGCGCATCCTTCAGAAGGGCCGCGCTTAGATCCCCAGGAAGAGTCGTTGTGCGAGGTAGTCCGGCAGGTGTGCGTGCAGGATCGCGCGTGCTGCTGCCTCGATGTCGTATTCGATGCGGACCGTGTCGTAGCTGCCGCGGTGCGTGTCAAGCAGTCCGAATGATGCCCGCGGAACCCCATCGCGTGCCTGTCCCACGCTCCCCACGTTGATCAGGAACCGTTCCCCCGCCTTGAACTGATTCACCGAGCCATTCTCCCCCACGACCACCGGAACATGCGTATGTCCGATAAAGCAGTACGGCGTGCCGAATGCCGCGAAGCATTTCTGCGCATCCGGCCAGGCGAAGATATAGCGCCAGGCGCCGGGGTGCAGGGGAGCGGCGTGCACGATCGTCACGGAATCCACCACATGCATGAGCTGGAGGGAGCGGAGCCACGCGGCATTCTCCTGCGAGAGGTGTTTCCTCGTCCACCGCATCGCGATCTCGCCGTAGGTATTGAAGTGATCGAGGGGGAGTTCTTCGATGGCGCCGGAGTCGTGGTTGCCGCGGACCACTGCGGCGCAGCGTTCGCGGACCAGGGCGACGCATTCATTGGGGAATGCGCCGTAGCCGACGATATCGCCGAGGCAGAGGATGCGGTCCACGCCGATCTGGTCGATGACGGTGAGCACCTTCTCCAGCGCGGGCAGATTCGCGTGAATATCGGATATGACGGCAACTCTCATGCGGTTCTGAGCATAGACTGTGGAATCTACGAAATTGTACCCTAGGAGCAAAGGAAAGATTCGCTTTGAATTGGGGGGGTGACTTTTGTATATTCATAAGCAAGAACCGAGGAGTACGTGGTATGCCGAAAGTCCTGGTCATCGATGACGACGAGATCACTCTCGCCCTGATGCACAACATCCTCGAGGAAGAGGGGTACAGCATCTTTTCCACCGCTGACGGTCCGCAGGGGATCCAGATCTACAAAGAGCGCGAGCCCGATGTGGTGATCCTGGACCTGGCGTTGCCGAGCATGAACGGTCTGGAAGTGTTGCGGAAGTTGAAGCGG comes from the Ignavibacteriota bacterium genome and includes:
- a CDS encoding metallophosphoesterase family protein, encoding MRVAVISDIHANLPALEKVLTVIDQIGVDRILCLGDIVGYGAFPNECVALVRERCAAVVRGNHDSGAIEELPLDHFNTYGEIAMRWTRKHLSQENAAWLRSLQLMHVVDSVTIVHAAPLHPGAWRYIFAWPDAQKCFAAFGTPYCFIGHTHVPVVVGENGSVNQFKAGERFLINVGSVGQARDGVPRASFGLLDTHRGSYDTVRIEYDIEAAARAILHAHLPDYLAQRLFLGI
- a CDS encoding response regulator is translated as MTEPTPTHILLVEDNPDFANLVELFLKKHHPGLFEVTWCGDGATALKVLAGEQQYDLILMDYFLPGKNGLEVTREIHERGITVPVVFLTVNKDFDLAVEVLKLGVEDYLVKEEIATPVLPKTILSVLERRKLKHQLTELEISQKRLETIQELVVQVTGELQSPIEGMRKNIESLLATHPEDNLRAYLVIIRDNLIRIDKKMVRLRQLKTDKTIPYVRDIRMLDLSEENPPA
- a CDS encoding response regulator is translated as MPKVLVIDDDEITLALMHNILEEEGYSIFSTADGPQGIQIYKEREPDVVILDLALPSMNGLEVLRKLKRHDPDAKIIVVTGHGSEESAKVALRYGAWGYIEKPVDFATFLHQIRTAAEST
- a CDS encoding PAS domain S-box protein; this encodes MIHPSLDTVPAAVFAARKLLSHTQGFASRFFPDPAGKAPNFTLNTFLGDRNVAVARELKQLPSGATRDYELRLSTPKGEAYFHIAAFVSVENDERTVTLILHDIHAYVSRMRSLEESESRARMLVETRTAALAIVKNGQFTYVNKGFLELFGYMLREDLVGKDVAVIVAGREKKGVTEHAGRPLEETTPPERFEFTGRRKDGSKVHVQVLDELIDQEGEPARLWYFVDVSHLRTEQEDVERNGRQNAILQNILEALHRSVDRTTLVKDSLHASLRWFGYDAGAVLVVNDERNVFVLEHGENLSEKIAAALAEQSMTEGFGGFMVKTMEPVRFTMEEYPAYLPYRALLEGEGVRRMVCFPLGDAHGAVGIMVLLSMKDVEQEPTSMAFLGLAGGHLGFALAKAVQYNATAIRASALEMGIESMSGVVYEAAPTGAFRYLSPAVERLTGYSIAEVTKTPDAWRSMVHPDDRSMVSERITRQSSAEQEFALEYRILPKGKASYLKVRDMIRYRRDANGMVEAIHRVHESPSEADHTEDVTRSHTEQPGQKHTEDVTRGIVDAMSDALMMTDLQGNILDVNSAFCILTGYNRAEAIGLGLPYPWLQEAQMAAYMQWLEALRESRKVTDFDMQWERRDGAHIAISVSTTILRNAAGDPVAILNIARDINERQRQGEEIREANRHLSLLNAIGLGLTGASDAATVLREVHERLKDFIGYTSFEYRRYDAASRTLTRLYCEGDACGIDTGYVAGDTAVKHVQPVDSDPRSAEVITTASAWTGEQCGEASMLVPVNTRGATLGILRFQRAAENPFGDSDLRIAASIATLVAIALERVALHEATVAGAREIARRNEELDRFAYVVSHDLKEPLITISGYTRFAIEDGGARMSEDVRQHLDSVMRASARMKQLIDDLLTLSRVGRPAGQLQAVPVAHVLGDVLRDLEYLLVDRHAKVEYGRDLPVVPYDPTHLAMVFRNLIVNGIKYNREEVPVITITGTEGPGFCSFTVADNGIGIEQAEFEKIFMVFQRLNPADGIGGTGAGLTIVKQIVESYGGSIRVESEPDKGSTFTFTVPRHD